A single window of Intrasporangium calvum DSM 43043 DNA harbors:
- a CDS encoding TetR/AcrR family transcriptional regulator → MAAAAELAKERGVAGATIARVCQRSGLPVSSVYWHFEDKDHLFAEVIRTSFATWLVSVPRWEVTPETTIAGGLRRVMGQSSRTFADMPSFLRIGMQVLLDTGEDHAKTREAYIAVREQVHQMISAWMSALLPESLGDDTSEDLASLVVAFSDGMIVGSQIYPDWDPEEYIELLAGAIAAIVEPGA, encoded by the coding sequence ATGGCGGCGGCCGCCGAGCTGGCCAAGGAGCGTGGCGTCGCCGGCGCCACCATCGCCCGCGTCTGTCAACGCTCCGGCCTGCCCGTCAGCTCGGTCTACTGGCACTTCGAGGACAAGGACCACCTCTTCGCCGAGGTGATCCGGACCAGCTTTGCCACGTGGCTCGTATCCGTTCCTCGCTGGGAAGTCACTCCGGAGACGACGATCGCCGGCGGCCTGCGACGAGTCATGGGGCAGTCGTCGAGGACCTTCGCCGACATGCCATCCTTCCTGCGCATCGGCATGCAGGTGCTCCTCGACACCGGCGAGGACCACGCCAAGACCCGCGAGGCCTACATCGCCGTGCGCGAGCAGGTGCATCAGATGATCTCTGCCTGGATGTCTGCCCTCCTGCCCGAGTCTCTTGGGGATGACACCTCAGAAGACCTTGCGAGCCTGGTCGTCGCGTTCTCCGACGGCATGATCGTGGGTTCCCAGATCTATCCCGACTGGGATCCCGAGGAGTACATCGAGCTCCTCGCCGGTGCCATCGCCGCCATCGTCGAGCCGGGCGCCTGA
- a CDS encoding TetR/AcrR family transcriptional regulator codes for MGRKTDRRHRQGDQSRLAILDATLAIAAERGYDGTTVALVQEATGLPASSIYWHFGSKDALLAATLEHSYRSWRDTAPTWVASVEPEDLSDRVERRFQRAAQALTTSPQFWSLGLLLTLQQRVKEPAARRLYADVRTDTEAAIRDWWATVLSPDACRAEPELTTRLARFHMMLMDGLFLQVRSSKNKDVKRLVSITSRGLGRHLTALGVAS; via the coding sequence ATGGGCCGCAAGACGGACCGCCGGCACCGCCAGGGAGACCAGTCGCGTCTGGCGATCCTCGACGCGACCTTGGCGATCGCCGCGGAGCGGGGCTACGACGGGACCACGGTCGCCCTCGTTCAGGAGGCAACCGGGCTGCCGGCCAGCTCGATCTACTGGCACTTCGGGAGCAAGGACGCCCTGCTCGCGGCCACCCTGGAGCACTCCTACCGGTCCTGGCGCGACACCGCCCCGACCTGGGTGGCGTCGGTCGAGCCGGAGGATCTCTCCGACCGGGTCGAGAGGCGCTTCCAGCGGGCGGCCCAGGCGCTGACGACGTCACCGCAGTTCTGGTCCCTCGGCCTGCTCCTGACACTCCAGCAGCGGGTCAAGGAACCCGCAGCCAGACGCCTCTATGCCGACGTGCGCACGGACACGGAGGCGGCCATTCGCGACTGGTGGGCCACCGTCCTGTCGCCCGACGCCTGCCGAGCCGAGCCCGAGCTCACCACCCGCCTCGCCCGCTTTCACATGATGCTCATGGACGGGCTGTTCCTCCAGGTCCGCTCGTCCAAGAACAAGGACGTCAAGCGGCTCGTCTCCATCACGTCCCGAGGCCTCGGCCGCCACCTCACCGCTCTGGGGGTCGCCTCGTGA
- a CDS encoding flavin reductase — protein MTEATTTGPRLLDPALYREVMGHYPTGVTVVTGTSPEGEPVGMVVGTFTAVSLDPPLVAFMPTTTSGTYGLMRDSAAYCINVLAHDQLDLCRLMAVPRPGKFDDVEWTRSPHGAPALHDAVAHIHCRPHDVITAGDHYIVLCEVEAMEVNRPVTPLLFFQGGYGGFSSRGMSAKGDAELIESVRLAEVARPAAERVARDLGCEAAVLVAANDHELTAAATAYGGNVEPLEPLGVRVPLMPPLGEAYVAWADESVVEAWLGRASSQEPGIVDKYRRRLDAVRSRGFAVSRQREEDRPRYTDLKDAMREYAAGALTPARERAVKSVIAASSPFFETIDIEDGETYDLGAIVVPVLGPDDRVALCLRASQLPSGASAATVRGWVSTLRTAADEVSAQLRSSGRDDYSAYLRSMPGDFMM, from the coding sequence ATGACTGAGGCCACGACGACTGGGCCCCGCCTCCTCGACCCTGCTCTCTACCGCGAGGTCATGGGCCATTATCCAACGGGCGTGACCGTGGTCACCGGGACCTCGCCGGAGGGCGAGCCGGTCGGGATGGTGGTCGGCACGTTCACCGCCGTGTCCCTCGACCCGCCGCTCGTCGCGTTCATGCCGACCACGACGTCAGGGACGTATGGGCTGATGAGGGACTCAGCGGCATACTGCATCAACGTCCTGGCCCACGACCAGCTCGACCTCTGTCGCCTGATGGCGGTTCCGCGACCTGGCAAGTTCGACGACGTCGAGTGGACCCGCTCGCCCCACGGCGCTCCCGCGCTCCATGATGCCGTCGCGCACATCCACTGCCGCCCCCACGACGTCATCACGGCCGGCGACCACTACATCGTGCTCTGCGAGGTCGAGGCGATGGAGGTGAACCGGCCGGTGACCCCCTTGCTCTTCTTCCAGGGCGGGTACGGCGGCTTCTCCTCCCGGGGCATGAGCGCGAAGGGCGACGCGGAGCTCATCGAGTCGGTCCGCCTCGCCGAGGTGGCCCGGCCCGCTGCCGAGCGCGTGGCGCGGGACCTGGGCTGCGAGGCGGCCGTTCTGGTCGCCGCCAACGACCATGAGCTCACGGCGGCGGCAACCGCCTACGGCGGCAACGTCGAGCCGCTGGAGCCGTTGGGGGTGCGCGTGCCGCTCATGCCGCCGCTCGGGGAGGCCTATGTGGCCTGGGCCGACGAGTCGGTGGTCGAGGCGTGGCTGGGTCGCGCCTCGAGCCAGGAGCCGGGAATCGTGGACAAGTACCGTCGCCGCCTCGACGCCGTCCGGTCGCGGGGCTTCGCCGTCTCCCGCCAGCGCGAGGAGGACCGCCCTCGGTACACCGACCTCAAGGACGCCATGCGCGAGTACGCCGCCGGCGCCCTGACCCCCGCCCGAGAGCGCGCGGTGAAGAGTGTCATCGCGGCGTCCTCGCCCTTCTTCGAGACGATCGACATCGAGGACGGCGAGACCTATGACCTGGGCGCCATCGTCGTGCCGGTACTCGGGCCGGACGACCGAGTTGCCCTGTGCCTGAGGGCGAGCCAACTCCCCTCCGGCGCCTCCGCCGCGACCGTCCGGGGCTGGGTCAGCACCCTGAGGACCGCGGCCGACGAGGTCTCCGCGCAGCTGCGCTCCTCCGGCCGCGACGACTACTCCGCCTACCTGCGGTCGATGCCCGGCGACTTCATGATGTGA
- a CDS encoding FAD-binding protein: MREDIEVDLVVAGAGAAGLMTALRASQNPDLVVAVLEKSTTEGCNAAISSGSLAAGGTRFQRAAGIEDSAQRHTDDILANSGDERHRDLVAALCGVAAGYVHWIADDLGYPLEVGTDMPRKGMSVPRLHADPARAGGGPLITHLRKELADRANVAVLDEAPVTGLRVEDGTVVGVTGRQGRNDLVITAATTVLATDGFAGNRDRMREFCAELGDPFHGGVSTATGDSIGWLRPLGAEFRNMGACLRHGQVTLRGTRINPALPWLGAVLVNRRGERFVDEQAHGYSGLAGVIQAQPDERAVMIWDAEAHETAQHSEMMRESAVAGALQTAPDVATLADSLRLDPRQLAHALRPLPGRRALVGPYHYAWLTHGVLDHPGRGSHRHPRARPAGRRNHRPGTARRRGSGRRPRRGELQRLQLRQRPAVRLRHGLDHRQRDRRRELTASGGTALLAAPFAVLTS; this comes from the coding sequence GTGCGAGAGGACATCGAGGTCGACCTCGTCGTCGCGGGCGCGGGCGCCGCCGGCCTGATGACAGCCCTGCGGGCCTCGCAGAACCCCGACCTGGTCGTCGCCGTGCTCGAGAAGAGCACCACCGAGGGGTGCAACGCCGCCATCTCCAGTGGCAGTCTCGCGGCGGGAGGGACCCGCTTCCAGAGGGCAGCCGGGATCGAGGACTCAGCCCAGCGGCATACGGACGACATCCTGGCCAACTCCGGGGACGAGCGGCACCGCGACCTGGTCGCGGCCCTGTGCGGCGTCGCCGCCGGCTACGTCCACTGGATCGCGGACGACCTCGGCTACCCCTTGGAGGTCGGGACCGACATGCCACGCAAGGGCATGTCCGTGCCCCGGCTGCACGCCGACCCGGCTCGGGCAGGCGGGGGTCCACTCATCACCCACCTGCGCAAGGAGCTCGCCGACCGGGCGAACGTCGCGGTCCTCGACGAGGCCCCTGTCACCGGGCTGCGCGTCGAGGACGGAACGGTCGTGGGCGTCACCGGCAGACAAGGCCGCAACGACCTCGTGATCACGGCGGCGACCACGGTCCTGGCCACGGACGGCTTCGCCGGCAACCGCGACCGGATGCGGGAGTTCTGCGCGGAGCTCGGCGACCCCTTCCACGGCGGCGTCAGCACGGCAACCGGCGACTCCATCGGCTGGCTCCGCCCGCTCGGGGCGGAGTTCCGGAACATGGGCGCCTGCCTCCGGCACGGACAGGTCACCCTGCGGGGAACCCGCATCAATCCCGCGCTGCCCTGGCTCGGGGCCGTCTTGGTCAACCGGCGCGGGGAGCGGTTCGTCGACGAGCAGGCCCACGGCTACTCCGGCCTCGCCGGCGTCATCCAGGCCCAGCCCGACGAACGCGCCGTGATGATCTGGGACGCCGAGGCGCACGAGACCGCCCAACACTCCGAGATGATGCGCGAATCCGCGGTTGCCGGCGCCCTGCAGACCGCTCCGGACGTCGCCACGCTGGCCGACTCGCTCCGGCTCGACCCGCGACAGCTCGCGCACGCCCTCAGGCCCCTGCCCGGGCGACGCGCCCTCGTCGGGCCGTACCACTACGCCTGGCTCACCCACGGCGTCCTTGACCACCCAGGGCGGGGCAGCCATCGACACCCGCGGGCGCGTCCTGCGGGTCGACGGAACCACCGTCCCGGGACTGCGCGCCGCAGGGGGAGTGGCCGTCGGCCTCGCCGGGGAGAGCTCCAGCGGCTACAGCTCCGGCAACGGCCTGCTGTCCGCCTTCGGCATGGGCTGGATCATCGGCAACGAGATCGCCGGCGCGAACTGACCGCGAGCGGAGGGACGGCGCTCCTCGCCGCCCCTTTCGCCGTGCTCACATCATGA
- a CDS encoding aspartate/glutamate racemase family protein, with amino-acid sequence MKIWHQSFTVLDDVPHYRDALERHLRTVAAPGTEVHLHGMKPGTYPSDYPGTHIRYAYLSGLHKEQFVHAALRAQDEGYDAFLIATIPDTAYEECRSVVDIPVLAYGHTSVLMAATLGSPVGIVNFIGALEPQLRRNLRSYGLDQIVGPIRQVAAEFTDVMAAYAQPEGLLDAFRVAAREAIAAGASVIVPGEGPLNVFLADHGVSRVDDVPVLDSLGTLLQVAELRARQYRTTRLLPSRRGFDHEQPPRELLDQARAFYGIATALDA; translated from the coding sequence GTGAAGATCTGGCACCAGAGCTTCACCGTGCTCGACGACGTGCCGCACTACCGGGATGCCCTGGAGCGGCACCTGCGCACGGTGGCCGCGCCGGGCACCGAGGTCCACCTGCACGGGATGAAGCCGGGCACCTATCCGAGCGACTACCCGGGCACCCACATCAGGTACGCCTACCTCTCCGGCCTGCACAAGGAGCAGTTCGTCCACGCCGCGCTGCGCGCCCAGGACGAGGGCTACGACGCGTTCCTCATCGCGACGATCCCCGACACCGCGTACGAGGAGTGCCGCAGCGTCGTCGACATCCCCGTCCTGGCCTACGGGCACACCTCCGTCCTGATGGCGGCGACGCTCGGGTCACCGGTGGGCATCGTCAACTTCATCGGTGCGCTCGAGCCGCAGCTGCGGCGCAACCTGCGCAGCTACGGCCTCGACCAGATCGTGGGGCCGATCCGCCAGGTCGCGGCGGAGTTCACCGACGTCATGGCCGCCTATGCGCAGCCCGAAGGCCTGCTCGACGCGTTCCGCGTCGCGGCCCGGGAGGCGATCGCTGCGGGCGCGTCGGTGATCGTTCCCGGTGAGGGGCCGCTCAACGTCTTCCTCGCCGACCACGGCGTCAGCCGCGTCGATGACGTGCCCGTCCTCGACTCGCTCGGCACGCTCCTGCAGGTCGCCGAGCTGCGGGCCCGGCAGTACCGCACGACCCGGCTCCTGCCCTCCCGCCGCGGCTTCGACCATGAGCAGCCGCCCCGCGAGCTGCTCGACCAGGCCCGCGCGTTCTACGGCATCGCGACCGCCCTGGACGCCTGA
- the tcuA gene encoding FAD-dependent tricarballylate dehydrogenase TcuA yields MSTDEQHEHPYDVIVVGGGIAGLSAALSATENGARVALLERSVEAETGGNTRYTEAYLRMKSLDEVSDGLADTLVDDFMGHPDPGITADSGLDWERRNPLLRAHQVIDLDYVARFEDNAGPTLRWLESHGISFGQLPTLFLTVSTTRMAPVGGGLALVETLGAKARALGVDVHFQTTARSLRVDDAGRVTGVEAVDASGARRVFAGNVVLASGGYQGNAELMARYHGPLGMLARPVARGGNYNKGEGIEMAMAIGAATAGNFALFHAEPVDPRSPDPEAAIMAFTYGILVNVDGQRFVDEARGPIDAWYERTTRDIHAQPRGMAWMILDARAQAIPNLKTAIRSEEKPVRADTIADLATQIEVDPATLEATVAAYNAACPPGEWDPTRPDGLATQGVTPPKSNWAKPIESGPFIAYPIMCANVFTFGGLKVDATSRVVDRDGRIIAGLYAAGEMTGLYYSNYTGSTSVLRGATFGKIAGADAAARAASERSASTAPAEVGS; encoded by the coding sequence ATGAGCACCGACGAGCAGCACGAGCACCCCTACGACGTCATCGTGGTCGGGGGCGGCATCGCCGGGCTGTCGGCGGCCCTCTCGGCGACCGAGAACGGCGCCCGGGTCGCACTCCTGGAGCGCTCAGTCGAGGCAGAGACGGGCGGCAACACCCGCTACACCGAGGCCTACCTGCGGATGAAGTCCCTCGACGAGGTCTCCGACGGCTTGGCCGACACCCTCGTCGACGACTTCATGGGGCACCCGGACCCGGGCATCACGGCCGACTCGGGCCTCGACTGGGAGCGCCGCAACCCCCTGTTGCGCGCCCACCAGGTCATCGATCTCGACTACGTGGCCAGGTTCGAGGACAACGCCGGACCGACCCTGCGCTGGCTCGAGTCCCACGGGATCAGCTTCGGCCAGCTGCCCACCCTCTTCCTGACCGTCTCGACGACGCGCATGGCCCCCGTCGGCGGGGGCCTGGCCCTCGTCGAGACCCTCGGTGCGAAGGCGCGGGCGCTCGGCGTCGACGTCCACTTCCAGACGACCGCGCGCTCGCTCCGGGTCGACGACGCCGGCAGGGTGACCGGTGTCGAGGCCGTCGACGCCAGCGGCGCCCGCCGCGTGTTCGCAGGCAACGTCGTGCTCGCCAGCGGCGGCTACCAGGGCAACGCCGAGCTGATGGCGCGCTACCACGGCCCGCTCGGGATGCTCGCCCGGCCGGTCGCGCGTGGCGGCAACTACAACAAGGGCGAGGGCATCGAGATGGCGATGGCCATCGGTGCGGCCACCGCCGGCAACTTCGCCCTGTTCCACGCCGAGCCGGTCGACCCCCGCTCGCCGGACCCGGAGGCGGCGATCATGGCGTTCACCTACGGCATCCTCGTCAACGTCGACGGGCAGCGGTTCGTCGACGAGGCCCGCGGGCCGATCGACGCCTGGTACGAGCGGACGACCCGGGACATCCACGCCCAGCCACGCGGCATGGCCTGGATGATCCTCGACGCACGGGCACAGGCCATCCCGAACCTCAAGACGGCGATCCGTTCCGAGGAGAAGCCGGTCCGCGCCGACACCATCGCCGACCTCGCCACCCAGATCGAGGTCGACCCGGCCACCCTGGAGGCCACCGTCGCCGCCTACAACGCGGCGTGCCCGCCCGGCGAGTGGGACCCGACCCGGCCCGACGGTCTCGCGACGCAGGGAGTGACCCCGCCGAAGTCGAACTGGGCCAAGCCGATCGAGTCCGGGCCGTTCATCGCCTACCCGATCATGTGCGCCAACGTCTTCACCTTCGGCGGCCTCAAGGTGGACGCCACCTCGCGGGTCGTCGACCGGGACGGGCGGATCATCGCCGGCCTCTACGCCGCCGGGGAGATGACCGGCCTCTACTACTCGAACTACACCGGCTCGACCTCGGTCCTGCGCGGAGCGACCTTCGGCAAGATCGCCGGGGCGGACGCCGCCGCCCGGGCCGCCTCCGAGAGGTCGGCCTCCACCGCACCGGCTGAGGTGGGGTCGTGA
- a CDS encoding cysteine hydrolase family protein — MPPTTVLLMLDYQVALAQEGDLCLAPPLAAQVRERNVLTTAKRVLEAARASDVPVFHVRLAFDPTYRLRTNRLKRFDAYPDNGKMLAGSGEAEFVADLAPVDGEPVVDKGCVNAFIGTPLRDVLAAEGITHVILGGIATHLVVESTARHASDCGLQVSIVEDMCAAPDPTVHEFAMTKTLPLFGTVTTADEVIGSWA; from the coding sequence ATGCCCCCCACGACCGTCCTGCTCATGCTCGACTACCAGGTCGCACTCGCCCAGGAGGGCGACCTCTGCCTGGCGCCGCCGCTTGCCGCTCAGGTGCGAGAGCGAAATGTTCTGACCACGGCCAAGCGGGTCCTCGAGGCCGCGCGCGCGTCCGACGTACCGGTCTTCCACGTCCGGCTGGCCTTCGACCCGACCTACCGGCTGCGCACGAACCGGCTCAAGCGCTTCGACGCCTACCCCGACAACGGAAAGATGCTCGCAGGGTCGGGTGAAGCGGAGTTCGTCGCGGACCTCGCCCCCGTCGACGGTGAGCCCGTTGTGGACAAGGGCTGCGTCAATGCGTTCATCGGCACACCGCTGCGCGACGTCCTGGCCGCGGAGGGCATCACCCACGTGATCCTCGGCGGCATCGCCACCCACCTGGTCGTCGAGTCCACCGCACGACACGCGTCGGACTGCGGCCTGCAGGTGAGCATCGTGGAGGACATGTGCGCCGCCCCGGACCCGACCGTCCACGAGTTCGCCATGACCAAGACGCTGCCCCTGTTCGGCACCGTCACGACCGCCGACGAGGTCATCGGGAGCTGGGCATGA
- a CDS encoding SDR family NAD(P)-dependent oxidoreductase, which translates to MVSPLFDLTGRVAVVIGAAAGGLGERAATALADHGASVAVADLDSQAARLTETAVRCGDSASTHVVDVTSEDSVRALADSVTARHGGVDIVVNAAGVMLRREIADTSLEDFERVMRVNVTGCWLVGREFGPRLATSGWGRIVNITTVYAERVGPVPESAYYASKAAVVNVTRSLASELGRTGVTVNALAPAVFYPTAMTAPLGNDPERLAWFAERTMLGRLGDPDTDLAGPLVLLASPASSYMTGQVLYVDGGWSAW; encoded by the coding sequence ATGGTGAGCCCCCTGTTCGACCTCACCGGCCGGGTCGCCGTCGTCATCGGTGCGGCCGCCGGTGGCCTCGGTGAACGGGCCGCGACCGCCCTCGCCGACCACGGCGCGAGTGTCGCCGTCGCCGACCTCGACTCGCAGGCAGCCAGGCTGACCGAGACGGCCGTGCGCTGTGGCGACTCCGCTTCGACGCACGTCGTCGACGTGACGAGCGAGGACTCGGTGCGGGCCCTGGCCGACTCGGTCACGGCTCGCCACGGTGGCGTGGACATCGTGGTCAACGCGGCCGGGGTGATGCTCAGGCGGGAGATCGCCGACACCTCGCTCGAGGACTTCGAGCGCGTCATGCGGGTCAACGTGACGGGGTGCTGGCTCGTCGGACGCGAGTTCGGTCCGCGCCTCGCGACATCCGGCTGGGGCCGCATCGTCAACATCACCACCGTCTACGCGGAACGGGTCGGGCCCGTCCCGGAGAGCGCCTACTACGCGTCGAAGGCCGCGGTCGTCAACGTCACCCGGTCGCTGGCCAGCGAGCTGGGGCGCACCGGGGTGACGGTCAACGCCCTGGCCCCGGCCGTCTTCTACCCGACGGCCATGACGGCGCCCCTGGGCAACGACCCCGAGCGCCTGGCGTGGTTCGCCGAGCGAACCATGCTCGGCCGGCTCGGCGACCCGGACACCGACCTCGCCGGCCCCCTCGTCCTGCTCGCGTCACCGGCCTCGTCCTACATGACCGGTCAGGTCCTCTACGTCGACGGTGGCTGGTCCGCCTGGTGA
- a CDS encoding FAD-dependent oxidoreductase: protein MREEPGIPPTGLPVDEELPERVGVLVLGGGLAGAAALLAAAEAGRYAVLLEKTASFGGSTVRSAGLSAFVGTDEQAEQGIADSVELLRKDLLETGGHVNDEALVDLYCDEQLDTYRWLKGHGVRYGHIHAASGQSAPRSHPTDTTAMLRALFTAAGRLGARLVLGADVKRIRTDGNRVIGVLVERDGESREVLADAVVLATGGFSRDRQMLERFAPQMAQALLAGGEGNHGDGLRMAMKLGAGLRDLPHIKGTYGIYHEAHHGEDGTGILAVYKGAIAVNRSGRRFVDESIPYKALGDASLAQPTARTWQVFDATVMAASNDEVPIYDFAGRQRAGMLEVAQTIEELAATLGTDPGVLEDTVADYNARVVGGEPDPWGRVHLVGGVGERIPIDTPPFYAQLSGTVVLATYCGVTVDTSMRVLDVFGDPIPRLYAAGELVGGFHGAGYMTGTSIGKSAIFGRVAGRAAATEESDLEW from the coding sequence GTGAGGGAGGAGCCCGGGATCCCGCCGACGGGGCTGCCCGTCGACGAGGAGCTGCCGGAGCGGGTGGGGGTGCTCGTGCTCGGCGGTGGCCTCGCCGGGGCGGCGGCGTTGCTGGCCGCCGCCGAGGCGGGCCGATACGCGGTGCTGCTCGAGAAGACAGCGTCCTTCGGCGGCTCCACGGTGCGTTCGGCCGGGCTGTCGGCGTTCGTCGGCACGGACGAGCAGGCGGAGCAGGGGATCGCCGACTCGGTGGAGCTGCTGCGCAAGGACCTGCTCGAGACCGGCGGCCACGTCAACGACGAGGCGCTCGTCGACCTCTACTGCGACGAGCAGCTGGACACGTATCGCTGGCTCAAGGGTCACGGGGTGCGCTACGGCCACATCCACGCCGCGTCCGGTCAGTCCGCGCCACGCTCCCACCCGACCGACACGACGGCCATGCTCCGTGCGCTGTTCACGGCTGCGGGTCGGCTCGGCGCCCGTCTGGTCCTGGGAGCCGACGTCAAGCGGATCCGCACCGACGGCAACCGCGTCATCGGCGTGCTCGTCGAGCGAGACGGCGAGTCACGGGAGGTGCTCGCCGACGCCGTGGTGCTCGCCACGGGAGGCTTCTCGCGGGACCGGCAGATGCTGGAGCGGTTCGCGCCGCAGATGGCGCAGGCGTTGCTGGCCGGTGGTGAGGGCAACCACGGTGACGGGCTGCGGATGGCGATGAAGCTCGGCGCCGGCCTGCGCGACCTGCCCCACATCAAGGGCACCTACGGCATCTACCACGAGGCGCACCACGGGGAGGACGGCACCGGGATCCTCGCGGTCTACAAGGGCGCCATCGCGGTCAACCGCTCCGGTCGCCGGTTCGTCGACGAGTCGATCCCGTACAAGGCGCTCGGCGATGCCAGCCTCGCCCAGCCGACGGCGCGCACGTGGCAGGTCTTCGACGCCACGGTGATGGCGGCCTCCAACGACGAGGTGCCGATCTATGACTTCGCCGGCCGGCAGCGGGCCGGGATGCTCGAGGTCGCGCAGACGATCGAGGAGCTGGCCGCCACGCTGGGCACCGATCCCGGTGTCCTCGAGGACACGGTGGCGGACTACAACGCCCGGGTCGTGGGCGGAGAACCCGACCCGTGGGGCCGCGTCCACCTGGTCGGCGGGGTCGGTGAGCGGATCCCGATCGACACGCCACCGTTCTACGCGCAGCTGTCCGGCACCGTCGTGCTGGCCACCTACTGCGGCGTCACCGTGGACACGTCGATGCGGGTCCTCGACGTCTTCGGCGACCCGATCCCACGGCTCTACGCAGCCGGCGAGCTGGTCGGCGGTTTCCACGGCGCCGGGTACATGACCGGCACGTCGATCGGCAAGTCGGCCATCTTCGGTCGCGTCGCCGGGCGCGCCGCGGCCACGGAGGAGAGTGACCTCGAATGGTGA
- a CDS encoding isocitrate lyase/PEP mutase family protein → MSAVPTPFAAVETLVGVGPMPTPTERRERLRALLAAGTLVLPGATDALGVRLIESAGFDAAYATGAGLANAQYGVPDIGLVSLGEVADHVDRLASATRLPLVVDADTGFGQPVMAMRTARRLERAGAAALQLEDQEMPKRCGHFDHHALIPAQHMQAKLVAVRQALEDPATVLIARTDARSVHDIDEAIRRGHAYVEAGADVIFVEAPRTVEELERVGRELRGVPLVVNVVEGGKTPQLTLAEYRDLGFAVVLFANFLMRATIRAGAEALAHLREAGETASYAGRIATWQERQTLFHLPEFSAAEAHFDAVGGSS, encoded by the coding sequence GTGTCCGCTGTCCCGACGCCCTTCGCGGCGGTCGAGACGCTCGTGGGGGTCGGCCCGATGCCGACCCCCACGGAGCGTCGGGAGCGACTCCGAGCGCTGCTCGCCGCAGGCACCCTCGTCCTGCCCGGGGCGACCGACGCCCTCGGGGTCCGGCTGATCGAGAGTGCCGGCTTCGACGCGGCCTACGCCACCGGAGCCGGCCTGGCCAACGCCCAGTACGGCGTCCCGGACATCGGCCTCGTCTCGCTCGGCGAGGTCGCGGACCACGTCGACCGGCTGGCCTCCGCGACCCGCCTGCCCCTCGTCGTCGACGCCGACACGGGCTTCGGCCAGCCCGTCATGGCGATGCGTACGGCGCGCCGGCTCGAACGCGCCGGCGCCGCGGCGCTCCAGCTCGAGGACCAGGAGATGCCCAAGCGGTGTGGACACTTCGACCACCACGCCCTCATCCCGGCCCAGCACATGCAGGCCAAGCTCGTCGCAGTGCGGCAGGCGCTCGAGGACCCGGCGACCGTGCTCATCGCTCGCACCGACGCGCGCAGCGTCCACGACATCGACGAGGCGATCCGTCGCGGCCACGCCTACGTCGAGGCCGGCGCTGACGTGATCTTCGTCGAAGCACCCCGAACCGTCGAGGAGCTCGAGCGGGTCGGCCGCGAGCTCCGCGGCGTGCCGCTGGTGGTCAACGTCGTCGAGGGCGGCAAGACTCCGCAGCTCACGCTCGCGGAGTACCGCGACCTCGGCTTCGCGGTGGTGCTCTTCGCCAACTTCCTCATGCGGGCGACCATTCGGGCGGGAGCGGAGGCGCTCGCACACCTGCGCGAAGCCGGCGAGACCGCCTCGTACGCAGGGCGAATCGCGACGTGGCAGGAGCGTCAGACACTGTTCCACCTGCCGGAGTTCTCGGCAGCCGAGGCGCACTTCGACGCCGTCGGGGGCTCGTCGTGA